Proteins encoded by one window of Castor canadensis chromosome 2, mCasCan1.hap1v2, whole genome shotgun sequence:
- the C2H15orf48 gene encoding normal mucosa of esophagus-specific gene 1 protein, translated as MGVFQTLMKKKELIPLAVIMTVAAGGASSFALYSLKKTDVIVDRKRNPEPWETVDPTVPQKLITINQQWKPVEELQKVRRVTR; from the exons ATGGGCGTTTTCCAAACCCtgatgaaaaagaaggaa CTCATTCCTTTGGCGGTGATCATGACTGTGGCAGCGGGTGGAGCCTCATCGTTTGCTTTATATTCTCTGAAAAAAACCGACGTCAT tgttgaCCGGAAAAGAAATCCAGAACCTTGGGAAACTGTGGATCCTACTGTACCTCAAAAG cttataaCAATCAACCAACAGTGGAAGCCTGTCGAAGAGTTGCAGAAGGTTCGAAGGGTGACCAGATGA